A single Altererythrobacter sp. BO-6 DNA region contains:
- the mtgA gene encoding monofunctional biosynthetic peptidoglycan transglycosylase, producing MAAAARNIPRTLARWLGKAILWFIGLSLALVLIYKWVPVPITATMILDGKVWENGLTKDWESLDNIDRNLVSAVIAAEDGKFCSHNGFDAEAIAKAAARNAQGGRIRGGSTITQQTAKNVFLWQGGGYFRKGLEAWFAFLIEQVWGKRRIMEVYLNVAETGIATYGAEAGAQRYFGHSAARLTRTEAARMAAALPLPKQRPVVNPSGFTRRYGNMIAARMGVVRRDGLDSCVYE from the coding sequence ATGGCCGCTGCCGCACGCAATATCCCGCGCACACTCGCCCGCTGGCTGGGCAAGGCAATCCTGTGGTTCATCGGCCTGAGCCTGGCGCTGGTCCTGATCTACAAATGGGTACCGGTGCCGATCACCGCCACGATGATTCTGGACGGCAAGGTGTGGGAAAACGGCCTGACCAAGGATTGGGAATCGCTCGACAATATCGATCGCAACCTCGTGTCAGCCGTGATCGCCGCCGAAGACGGCAAGTTCTGTAGCCATAACGGCTTTGATGCCGAAGCAATTGCCAAGGCGGCCGCGCGCAACGCCCAGGGCGGGCGCATCCGGGGAGGCTCCACCATCACCCAGCAGACCGCCAAGAATGTGTTCCTGTGGCAGGGCGGCGGCTATTTCCGCAAAGGTCTGGAGGCGTGGTTCGCGTTCCTGATCGAGCAGGTCTGGGGCAAGCGCCGGATCATGGAAGTCTATCTCAACGTCGCGGAAACCGGCATTGCCACTTACGGCGCGGAAGCGGGCGCGCAGCGCTATTTCGGGCATTCCGCGGCGCGCCTGACCCGCACTGAAGCCGCGCGCATGGCCGCCGCCCTGCCGCTGCCCAAGCAGCGCCCGGTCGTCAATCCGAGCGGTTTCACAAGGCGTTACGGCAACAT